GGTGGAGACTCCTTAATTAGGAGGTAGCATATTGAAGTAGCAAGGACGGTAAGGGAACACGCCGTCGAAACGATGAGTCTCACCTAAAGGATAAATCTGACCTAAATATGGCATGGTCGAGCTGTCAAGATAGTACACCACCACCGCAGACATGAAATGTAGGAGAAGCGCATTTTTGTGTGGATGGAAACCAATGATGTCGCACCATagctctgaattgtcgaggtcATCCGCAACAACACTGCTTCCATCTAATAACTGGATGAAGTTGTGCTTGTCTGGGTTCCATGAGTACTCGGAGCACCCTTCTCTGCTACCGAGTTCTACTTCGACCTGCAGGTCGTCAATGTCATGTCACCATTATCATTTCGCTCTTCTCTGGTCTCGGCTATCTCCCATTCTATTTACATCCTCGGTCTTGATTTGTGAAGAAGCAAAAGTTTGATTGCATAACAGTGCGGCCTGAGGTCGTGAGACTCGTGTTCAAACACCAAAGCAAGTTGGCCGTCAGTCGATTCGCTCAGCACCCATACCAGCAGACGGTACTTGTTGAGCACCACGTAGCGAACGCCTCCCTCATGGTTGGCTAAGATGGATCCCTTACGTGGCTTCGGTGTTTCCTCATGCTGCTCCTCTGTGTCATGATTGGCTGGCGGATCATTTTTTGGGAGCTCAACCATGTCGTACTTGCTCCCCGAGCAACGCAGGATCACGAGGACTCCGCTATGAACGTGCACGTAGAGCGATCCACGCCAGTACTCGGCTGACCATATCCACTTTTCAGAACTGCACGGCTCGGTCACCGCCGCGTCATAGAGGTGCACCGGGGCGCATCGTCCCGGCGCAAACCGTCGATTCTCCCATCGGCCGGTCCGCGAGGAGAACACTGGCAGAGAAATTGCCATGTTATTGTCCACGGACGGCACCTTGTTTTGAGGAAACATGAACACCTCGTGATGCCGCGACACGGCCGGGTCGAAGGCGAGGAACATCCCCTGAACGCCGCGCGGCCATGGCTTCGGCGGGCTCGGCAGACGAGCACGCCACATGGTCGCCGGATTGCACACGTGGACATGGTTGACGTATTCGAACTTGCACCTGTCCCGTACGAGGAGGAGGCCGTTGCAGTGCCGCTGCACGTAGCCCCAGTCTCTCCAGACGTGGGGGTCCAGCACTAGATCGTTCCAGGCGATAGGACGCCGGAAACGCGCGGCAGGGTCGACGCCGGAGCGCGGCGGAGGAGGGGCGAAGAAGGCGGAGCGTGGCGAGGACAAGAAGTAGTTGGCGTATACGCCGGGGAACTCGCCGCGCGGGAAGGAGTGCGGGACGAGGAGGGCGTGGGCGTCGACGATGGCGCGCCACGCGCGGCAGACGCGCCGCGATCTAGCGAGGGcgcggcgcgggaggcggcggaggACGTTGAGGAGGACGTCGTAGGGGAAGCAGACGCcgttggcggcggcgccgtcgTTCCCGTTCGCGACATCCATCTCGCCGTGGCGGGTGCGCTCGGTACGACGCGCTCTGGGAAGGAGAAACGAAGATGCTGCGATCGATCTGTGCGGTACGAGTATTCATTATGGATGAGAAGCTTATCGCTAACAGCGCGCAATTGGAGTCCATCACATGGAAGATTGCCTCCTTCCTTCATTGTCTTTGTCTCCGTAACTTGCAGAATCCGGCTCGAGATCACCGCGCGCAGGGACAATTGTCGTGCAAAAGATTTCCTCTTTCTTGTTGTCATGCATATACATGGGCGTGCTAGGGGTCCGCCGGCTGATCTTTTTGCCGTCAGATATACCGCATCAAGCGGCCGAACGCACTTTCAATACTGCAACACAGGTCTTGTTGCAGAATTATTTCTGCAATACATTGTCTTGTTACAGAATTTTTTTTGCAACTAAGGTTTTGTTGTAATTTGTTTTTGCAGCTGAGGTCTTGTTGCAGAAAAATTTCTTAACGGAAGTTTTGTTGCAAAACATAGACCCGTCGTAAAGCATTGCAACACCGTATATGTTTCAGAAGCATAGTTTTCGTTGCAGAAGTGTGTTGAACGAAGGATGGTACGCGGACCTCACTTGGACGCGTGTCACACAGGGAAGGTGACGGACGCGGACGCTGTGATCCGCCGGGTGATGGTAAGTGTTTCCCATACTTTTATCTCCTTATATATTTCTTGTCCTTTGTCATGTCCTTTCCTTTTTGCAAAAAGTACAAAATCTACTACTCCTATAAAAGTTCACCCAAAATATAAAGcatctcaaacataataaaaattacattaaAAATTCAAGATCACCAAACGAGCACTACTGTTATGCTCTACGTACAAGCGACCATTGTCCGCCTGTGGCCTTGTCATTCAGATCGTGCCCGTATGGAGGGATTGGAGGCCTGACGGCGAGGTGGAGTGCAGACACTAAACCTGCTCAGCGGAGAAACAGACTACCTCACTGAGTTTGCATTCTCATCACAACAAGCAGCCTACTACAACAGTATGAATCACCTGGTGAAGTTCTAGCTAGTGCTCCTACAGCAAACATTTTGACCTAGGATTTCTTTTCCCTGAGCATGTTACAGAAATGATTACCCAGGTTTCAAAGTATTTACAGCTCATCCTCCATAGTGAACTTTATCGGCCCTTTTGCAATAATCTTGGGAAGTGCTGCAAGGGAAAACAATAATTTCGTGCCAAAATTGTGCCATGGACGAGATCGTACGACATGGTGCATAGATCATATATATGCACAGCTCTTTTTATTCAAAAGAAAAACATAACGATGAAAACTAGAGTGTCAGTTTCCTCGCCGCTGCTATGTTCCAACAAACTAGTTCGTTCCTTTCCGCTTTCGACCACTTCCCATTTCATATTCATCCTTGGTTCCGCTTTTCTATTCAATGGATTTGTCATATATAATTGTACGGTTTGAGGTCGGCCTCATGTGCTAACATCCACTCAAGTTGGTGGAAGTCGATTCTGCCAGTGCCCAAACCAAAAGATGGAAGTCGTTAAGAGTGAGTCACATTGCAAATCCCTCTCTCAGAGCCACCTCTTTGGAAGGAGCCATCTGTTTTTAAGTTCCTCGTCGTTGTAGGGAGGTGGATCCCTTCGGAGTTGAACCATATCATATGTCCTCCCTAAGCAGCCCAAGATCATGAGGACGCCATTGTGACAGTGCACATAGAGTGATTTTTGCCAGTATTCGGCCGCCCATGTCCACTTTCGCAAAGGGCGTGCTGCAGTCACCACGTTGTAGAGGTGATCCGGAGTGGAGCGACCCAGTGCAAACCCCTGGTTCTCCAATTCCCCGGTCCGTGACGAAaacacaagcaaaggaaccaTCTTTTTCTTTAGCGTCTCACCCTCTGGCACGCCAAACTCACTTGCAGAACCACTCGGCTCTTCCAAAGTAGTACATGCATATTTTTGGCGGGAAGGAAGAACACCTCATGATGCCGCGACACAGACAGGTCAAAGGCCAGAAACATTCCCTCGACATCGCACGGCCATGGCGTCTGTGGGCTTCGAATGTGTATCTGTCCTGGACTCGCCAGCAATAAAAAGACGAAAATGTGATCTAAAGCTATTATGGTGAAGGTATGTTTGTACAAATATGTAATCTCAGCGTTAATCTGTATCAAAGTCCTTCAATATCATACGAGTATTTGCCAAAGGTGAGGCAAATTTACTGTCGCACATATCTTTGGGCCTAAAATTAGAAGACTCTCATAACGACCAGTGATGATGTAGATTGATTTGTTGTATAACTACTCGATCCAGTCTAGTCTTATTCTGAGATTTTAATCAtcctagaagaagaagaaaacgacaaagtcagcatcttttctctcttttttttgcaaataacaaAGTCAGCATCTGAATACCCTCAAAAGTAAAAGTAAGCATCTACGAAAAAAAGAGATACAGCGTGTTTCCCATAGGCATTGGTTTTTGCATTAGACAATATTCACAAACTTTAACCATgtttatttaaaaaatatataACACCAAATAAATCCCATATTAAAATATATTCAATCATGAATCAAATGGTATTAATTTTGCATTCCAAATGTTGACAAttttttataaacttggtcaaagtttacaAGGTTTGATTCTGAAAAACAAATCTAATGCACACtatattttgggacggagaaAGTATTAACTAGAGCCATCTTGTATGTTTACACATGACTGTCAATTGCATTCCTGTAAAAGGGGGAAAACTGATTGTCATCCAGATAAAACACATAGTCCAACTTCTCCACTACAGGTATATAATCTTGAATTGCTCTGAGAAAAATACGTTCTGAAAAAAGGCTAGAAAAGATGGCCAATAATTAAGACTGTTTTCCTTCGCATGATAAATACACAGATAAAAATCGTTGTGATCGTCAATTCAACCCCCCGCCACCGCCCCCTTTCTCCCCCGTATGACCTCTCTTTTTCAGTAATCTAATCATTGGGCTGAATTATACCCCTCCTGGCCTCGTGTAAACATCTACCTCTTGTTGCTTTGCAGTAAACCAAGAGTATCCTTCCATTTCAAACACAACCTTCACACTAGTTATTTTGTCTATTTGGAAGCACGCGTGAGCTTCTGCTAGAACTTATGTAGGTTGGAAGCTTTGGCTGCTCGCTTGGGATCGTAAGAGTTATGCGGGTAGAATAGTAGAGTTGAGCGAGACAACCGGATCTTATAGGTAACCTAACTCTTGTTGTATTGCTCTCCCCTTCTTAATGAATCAACGCACAAAGTTCGTGCGTGTTCCAGGAAAAAATATCTCCACTATGCAGAATAGAGCACAAGGCAGATTCTACTAAGCACTAACCATGTATCAGATCTGTAATGTCGCTGATACAAAACTGTTCCCACGAATCGGTGTAGCACCACGGATATCCAAAATCAGGACTTCCTTTACAGGAACTTATTAGGCACTTGTGATGCTTGAAATAATGTTAAACAACAGTGCTAATTCCCAACCGCGCCTCGTCAGAGGGGCCAATTCTAGATCCCGCTGGTCTATTTGATCATAACTAAACCACACATCGAAATTAGCTACCGAATCAGTGAAAATCAACAACCACTGCGTTGATGCACTATACATAGAAATTGTCATTGTAGTGTATAACTGTATATACTTGCAGTTCCGATCTAGATTTATTTATTTGTTGTATCTCTCATTTCTCCAGTCTAGATCAAGGTATATACCGGGCTCTGAATCATCTCGTATGACAAGGCTGGCTAAGTAAGCATCTAAGAAAGAAATTAAGAAAAGAAAGTAGACCTTCAACAATAAGCATAAACGTAAATTAGAGCCATCTTGTATGTTTACAAATGACTATGATTCAGATAAAGCACATAGCACAACAGCTCCCTTAGAAGGATTCCTGAAATGCTATAGAACACATTTATTTATTGTCGACAACATGCACGTGAGCTGCCAAAAGTACATTTAGATGCTAGAAAACATAATAAGGATAAGGTGAGTCTGAAACTACATCACAGTGTTTCTAAGTGGTTGGGACTTCCTTTGTGGGAGCGCATCCAAGTAGCAAGGGCGATAAGGGAAGGCACAACGGATGTTTGCAGCATTCTGTGTTGGTTGTTTAGGGAAAATGTGACCTAGGTACTGCATTCTCGAGGTGCCAAGATGATACGCCACCACACATGAGCAAAAATTTAGGAGAAGCACATCCTTGTGCGGATGTAAACCAATGATCCTGAACAAGCATCCCTCTAAGTCGGTGGTATCACGTTCGTCTAAGTCGATGAAGTTGTGCTCATCCGAGTTCCATGAATACACGGAACCCTCTCTGCTCCCAAGTTCTTCAACCTCGTCATCGTTACTTTCTTCTCCAATATCATCATCCTTGTCAGCTTCCTCATTATTCCTCTCCACTTCTTCGACCTCGACTTCGTTGTATTCTTCTTCTCCAATATCATGATCCTCGTCAATTTCCTCATTACTGCTTTCTCCTAACAAGGTAATTAGTTTTTCATCCATTTCGATCAACTCCCATTCCATTTTCATCCTcggtcttgcttttctcttcaaaGATTCCATAGCACGACTGTGCGGTCCAAGGTCGGCCTCGTGTGCCAACGTCCACTCAAGTTGACCGTCGGTAGATTCTATCAGTGTCCATACCAGGAGATGGTACTTGTTGAGAGTCACATAGCAAACCCCTCTCTCATAGTTTGCTAAAACAGATCTCTTGGGAAGGTCCCATGTCTCCATACCCTCTTCGTCATCGTATGGAGCCAAATCCCCTGGCAGTTGGATCATGTCGTACACCCCTTCTGAGCAACGCAAGATCAAGAGGACACCACTATGACAATGCACATAGAGTGATCCATGCCAGTACTCAGCTGACCATGCCAACCTTTTGAAACCACATGGTGTGGTCACCATGTCATAGATGTGCCCTGGGGCGCAACGCCCAGGTGCAAACTTCTTATTCTCCCATTGCCCAGTTTGTGACGAGAACACCAGCAAAGGCAGCATCTTTATTACCTTGCCATCGAGCTCACCAAACTGGCTAGCAAAACCATAGGATTCTTCCTCTTCTAACTCCCACTGCTCTTTTTCGGTGAACCAACGGCTGGGTGTTTTCTTTGAAGGAAGGAGGAATACCTTGTGATACCgcgacatggctgggtcgaaggCGAGAAACATTCCCTCAACATTGCACGGCCATGGTGTCGGAGGCCTTGGTAGGCAGGCACACCGTACTGTCGTTGGGTTGCACACGTAGATTTCATTGGCACGTTCCAGTTGGTAACTATCCCGCACAAGGAGGAGGCCATTGCAGTGTTGTTGTATGCACATGTCCCAATCGCCCCAGCTGAACGGGCGTTGGTAGCCAGGCTCATCCGAGCGCGGCATCGGCCGGGCGAACAAGGCGGAATCAGATGTGTATCCATAGTAGTGGGTGTAGATACCAGGGAACTCACGCGGGAAGGCGTGGGGAAGGAGGAGGCTGTGGGCGTCGATGATGGTGCGCCACGTGTGGCAGACGCGCCGAGAGTCGGCGAGGACGCGAGCTGGGAGGCGATGGAGGATGTCAACGAGCACATCATAGGGGAAGCAGAAACCATTGGCATCGTCATTGGTGTCCATCTCGCCGGCCATCGCACACAAAATGCGATATGGGAATCAAGGGAAAGAAAACGAAACACGATCTTTAGACATTACAGTGGAGACATGTTTGTATAGTCATAGAGATATATAATCTCGCCATTAATCATACCTGAAAGAAAAATATCACCATTAATTTGTTGTAATCAAAGTTGTATCACCTACCAGATAGCTTCCTTGTATCCCAAGGTTGCCCAACAAAATAACCAGATTTACTCCAGCGTATATCGCAGGATCTAAATTTAGAAAACTACTCCTGTAACCAGCAGTGTGAAACCTTAATACTTGTACAATTCCTTGTGATCTTCTATTTTGTGTGCGTGATATTATTGTGATTACAGCCATAAATGTAGATTGATTCGATGTATTTCCTGGCCTTTCAACCATTCCACGATATTAATTAGGTGCATCATGTATCACAAAGGACTGTAGTGCAGGTAAAGCACACAGCTCAACTCTCTAGTACAAGGATGCTCTGCCAAAGATGCATTCTGACAAGCTAGAAAAGATGTTGAGGAATGAAGACAGTTCCTTGCAATGGAAAATCCCCAAACAAAATTAGTGGTAGCTAATAACACTTTTATGCTCACCCTTTATAACAAAAAGGTCGTTATGGGCTAACATTTTCGGCCATCCAATCACTGGACTCATCTCCTTCTCGGGTTCTTGTGAACATCAATCTCTGATTACTTTTCAGGTTCACGTAATCAACCTGAATATGAAAGCCAAGAGTATTAAGCAACACAATAGACGCATATGAATCTGCAATATTTTAACCAATTTATGTATAACTGATTCTGTATTTCAAAGTAGGTGCACGCTCGCTGCAGCAGCGCCCTCCATGGGCTTGAGAGTGCCGACGCGGAGGCGCCACCGCCGGCCATCTCTACTTGTTTCACTTCGCTGGGCCGGATGTCGCTTCTTTTTTTAGCACAAGCCGGATGTCGCTTCCTGATGCTTTGCAGGGAGATGGGCGTGGATTAACGGCTACGATCGCATCGCCTTCCGTGGGCCTGGCAGGTCAGTGACAGGGAACAAGTTTACTCTCCCCGCTGCATGAGCCATAAGAAATCATGTGTACCATTCCGGGCGGACGGCCCGGTCACTGACCGGTCAAAAAAATGCGACCGAGATAGGCTCCTCATATCGGTCCTAAATgcccgggctgaccggcacccctcatatccagtcAAATCTGGGGCAGATATGGGGAGGCCGGAGCATGCCCGGGCGCGTCCATGACGTCGAGCGGATAGGCGGAATCCTACCTAAAATTgcaccaacccccccccccccccctccgccaccaccatcaccattgattccaattttcctCTCCTCTATTCTCCCTCCGCTGCACCGGCCACCCCTAGCTCTGTCACCACCCTTGCTCCGCCGTCGTAGTGAACCCTCAGCGCCGCCTATACCGCCCCAACAGTCCGCCCATCCATTCTCACCACCGTGGACATCGTTGCCGACCCAGACGCCACCGCGGACGACATCAATGTGCTTCAACAATCTCCCATGTTCAGAAGACTTTGTAATGGGGAATCGCCGCCGTGGAACTACACCATCAACGGTGGTGACTACAACATAGGGTACTATCTTGCCGATGGCATCTATCCTCAGTGGGTGACATTTGTGAAGACCATATCCGAACCCCAAGGCAACAAACAAAGCCAGTTTGCAACAATGCAAGAGGCTGCCGGGAAGGATGTGGGGAGGGCATTCGGAGTACTCCAAGCTCGTTGAGAAATTGTTCGTAGAGCTTCAATGATGTGGAAATCATAATTTTTGTGGCAGCTTATGACATGTTGTGTCATTTTACACAATATGATTGTTAAGGACGAGGGTGACGGGTTGACCGAAACCAATGATTTTGAGACGTCGGAGAACAAGTCCGTATTACAGAGCAACAAGATGCAGATCAGTTATGAATTTTCTACAGATGCATCAGAATCTTCGAGATCATCAGGTGCACGCACAGATACTCAGTGATCCTGTGGAGCACATGTGGTCCTACAATGAAAATCAAATAGCTAATGTTTGGATTGTGCACTTAGAATAAATTTTATGCTTTAACTATGTATCTCGCTATCAACATTTGTTATTTAAGTGCGACATTCACGTGCATTTGGATGTGcatggatttacatgaatttgaGAGTTCAAATTTGAGGTACATGCTGGCTGCCGGACACGGTATATGAGAGATTGTCCGGCACCATCCGCGGGCCTGCGGACGTATAGGGGCCTTGATTTACCGAGTCCGGCTGTACATGCTTCAATAAAGTGTCATATCATCTTCAGGCTGTAAATAGTTTTCTTTGGAAGTTATAAATAGTTTTATTTAGAAGTTCATAGGGGAGAGTTCCATGGGAGAATGGGGGCCTCTTATCCTCATAatagaaaactgacagaaaaaaGTACAATATGAAACTTAGCTGCTGATCATGGTCGTCTTGTTGCGAAGTTGTTTGTTGAAAGCTATGGTTGTACTGGATTTTGAAAGTAAGAATCTCGAATCATTACAAAGAGAAAATACTTTTCAGGTTAACATATGAAAAATCGGACTAAAACCGTCACAATAGCCCACACAAGGTAACACCACTCAAACTGGCCACCAACACGAAGACCTACATGCCGCCGAGAAGAAAACGTTGTCGAGGTTGACACCAGGCGTCATCGTAGTCACCCCTCCACGAGCCAGCAATTCTGACTTCACCATCGACTCCCACCAACGAAGCCCTTGCCGCAACAGATGTCGGAGGTCATGTCGGCACATGCCAAATAGACGACCACC
This genomic window from Aegilops tauschii subsp. strangulata cultivar AL8/78 chromosome 4, Aet v6.0, whole genome shotgun sequence contains:
- the LOC141022053 gene encoding F-box protein At5g07610-like, which translates into the protein MDVANGNDGAAANGVCFPYDVLLNVLRRLPRRALARSRRVCRAWRAIVDAHALLVPHSFPRGEFPGVYANYFLSSPRSAFFAPPPPRSGVDPAARFRRPIAWNDLVLDPHVWRDWGYVQRHCNGLLLVRDRCKFEYVNHVHVCNPATMWRARLPSPPKPWPRGVQGMFLAFDPAVSRHHEVFMFPQNKVPSVDNNMAISLPVFSSRTGRWENRRFAPGRCAPVHLYDAAVTEPCSSEKWIWSAEYWRGSLYVHVHSGVLVILRCSGSKYDMVELPKNDPPANHDTEEQHEETPKPRKGSILANHEGGVRYVVLNKYRLLVEVELGSREGCSEYSWNPDKHNFIQLLDGSSVVADDLDNSELWYTELDLRSKKIQSNSYDQELQ